In the genome of Peromyscus eremicus chromosome 1, PerEre_H2_v1, whole genome shotgun sequence, the window CAACAATCCTGAGGAAACTGTATTTGGCATCACACTATGAATTCAAAGAGAATTTGTAGAAAATCATCACATCTCAAATGTAAACACCTCAGGATGGGAATGTGCACACTAGTCACGCCAAGATTTCTCTCTCATGATTTTAAGATTGGAAATCttagaatgtaaaaaaaaaaaaatagtgcaatCTCAATAAAACAGGAGACCATTAAAACTTCAAAATGATAGCCAGAGTTACTAACAGACTGAGAGAGAGAACTGCTAACCATGTGTGGCGAGCTAAAGGCTCTGTTCATAAAGCACATATAAAAATTCCAGCATCAAAACAAAAAGGCACAAACAAGAGTTAAAAGTGTAATGATCATCTGGGAGATCCTTGAAAATAAGGCTGGTTCACTTAGATTCCTATCAGTAAATAGGCACCTGTACCAAGTTTCAGCTTTGGCATCCTAAATGGAATCACACTGCAAACGAAGGATTAACACAGTACTAATTATAGCAGCATTGTCAACATTAAGCTTCTTATCTATACCGCTAAAATAGAGGATTTCCCATTCATatcctgtgtcaaaaataaagttttaaaaattgtactCATAAAAATTTCTGAAATTCCTCAAATGAGCGATCTTCTCAAATGACACCCCGACCCCAACAAgccaaagcaaaaataaaagctaTCCAAAACTTGCTAGGCTAGACTAGCTACTCTTAATTAAAAAGATACCATATTCAAAAATGGTACtttatttatgaaatttattaaatataacCAATGAATAACGCAGATTTTCcaggtatgtgtgtaggtgtgtaagATGTCTGAGCTGGGTGATGGCGTACTTGAAAAAATATCGATTTCCTCGACAGTGCCATCTCATTTGGAACTCTGGACCCACCTACGAATGGTTGCCCCGGTAGTACTGGCTACTACACAGAGAGCCCCGCCCACCGTCCACCAGGTCGGCATATTATCAAAGAAAGCGATCTGAAAGATAAAAGCAAAGACTATATCCATTGTCTTCATTATTGCTACGAGGCCCGCTTTTTCTATCTGAACCGCTTTAGTGATAAATATCTGACCCCCTAAACCCAAGAGTCCGATGAGTATGAGAAACAGCCTATCCAGCCCACAATACGGGAGACTCCATTCTCCTATGACAAAGAGGATGATGATGCACTCAGGAAGGCCAAGTATGACATAATACCAAATGCTCAGAAAGTAGTCCACagattttcccatttttcttagGATAACCAGAGTCATTGCAGCTAGCACAGCATGTCCAATTGCAGCAAACGTTCCCTTAATGTGCTCTGAATAGCTTTCTCTCATCCCAGTGTCGGAGCCAAATAAAAATGGCGGTCTCACGATAAGGATCACTCCAACCAACGCGAACAATGTGAAGAAAGCATCCCAAAGGCTATACTTTTCCTTGAGAAATATCCAAGCAAATATTGATGTAAACACTGGACAGCTAAATGCAATAACTGTGGCATCTGCGAGGGACGTCGTCTGGAAAGCATAGTACATAAGGATCATGGCACTGGAACCAAAGACCCCtctgagaagaaggaaaagtCGTTGACCTTTGGGACCTATGAACCCAGTTCtgcaaatttaaatgaaaaaagaatgcaTTTTAAATGAACTTGGCATTGCTTTCAAATCAAAATGTTTAATCAGACATTATTCTAAAAGtacattatattaaaaataaaggagtAATAGTAAATGCTACCTAGTGTTGAATAATAtgaatcctttaaaaatatttttctaggtATAGGTAATGATGGTTCAAAATGTTCATAGCAGGAGCAAAAAGAGAACACAGAACCTCATAAACAGCATGATAAAAAGTCGGTAAATATAGATAATTGTTTTCCCCATGTATATTCTTACaaaacataaagacaaaaaaggaCTAGATGTGAAAAGATGTTATATATCCTAGTTGTAGAATTACGTAATTTCCCCCAAACTTTCTATGATGAAAATACATCGTtttataataaacataattacaAGATTTTGTGACACTGCATGAGGCAGCTTAATCCTGGCTAATGTACACTCAATCACATCAACTCTTCTCCTATCAAAGCTGAACAATGCTAGAATTTAGTCACTGAATATAAGGTAACTTTTCATTGTTCTTACGAGTTAAAAtacagtaagaaaaacaaaagcagtggttttgttttgatacataaaactagtgcttttttttttttttttttcaattaaacacTCAGAACCTACTCTGGTAGTTCCTAGCTAGGTACAACTCACTGACTCAGGCTACAGCAGACTTCATCCAGGTAAACACGAACATCTTTGTGTATCTAGAGTCAGAACAAATCTGTGGCCCATATGTATGTGGAAAAGCTATGAATGTTCCATGATAGTGAACACAACATCAAAACAGATTAGAGCCAAAGattttcaaaatactttctaGCTTTggatatttttattgaaaaaggaGAATATGGTTGCTAACCCCAGTGTTGTTACCTCCTTTAGAAAGTGGTGCTAGCTCACCATTATTTCTGGAAGCACTCTGGCTTACACATTTACATGGGAATTGCTGGCAATATGAATCTTTGCAGATTGTCACTTTCTAACCAATTTCTCAGGATACAGAATGGCACTATTCTAAATGAATCTGCACCATGGCATGGAGACAAGGAGGCTCTGGAGGCAGGCAATGGAAACTTGATTTGAGGTTTAAGCATCTTCAGCTTCCAAACAGAAAGAGCCAGGTGGCCAGTCGGGGCCCAGTTAGTCTCCTCCCAGGGTTCAAAGAACATGAA includes:
- the Slc35g1 gene encoding solute carrier family 35 member G1; translation: MGPPESAAELGADAVELREPELCEPEAASPDDEHTEDAPGRGRCWPCGAWACCSRGEPEAKKKAPCPGLGLFYTVLSAFLFSVASLFVKKVQDVHAVEISAFRCVFQMLVIIPCLIYRKTGFIGPKGQRLFLLLRGVFGSSAMILMYYAFQTTSLADATVIAFSCPVFTSIFAWIFLKEKYSLWDAFFTLFALVGVILIVRPPFLFGSDTGMRESYSEHIKGTFAAIGHAVLAAMTLVILRKMGKSVDYFLSIWYYVILGLPECIIILFVIGEWSLPYCGLDRLFLILIGLLGLGGQIFITKAVQIEKAGLVAIMKTMDIVFAFIFQIAFFDNMPTWWTVGGALCVVASTTGATIRRWVQSSK